Proteins encoded by one window of Anopheles maculipalpis chromosome 2RL, idAnoMacuDA_375_x, whole genome shotgun sequence:
- the LOC126556036 gene encoding lamin Dm0-like, with translation MSQRTKRSGASTPVPVTASTPVQQSGSAAMGASPSQHHSGSRPASPLSPTRHSRMQEKQSLQYLNDRLAAYMDRMRMLEQENSRLTMEVRTSQDTSTREVSNIKSMYEHELSDARKLLDETSREKARMEIDGKRILEENEELKKRLDRKTKEGAEAERNLRAQEARANDLAGKYHTLVADHKKAKEDQKELEKELAKLKKQLDALRKNLEEETLTRVELENAVQTLREELTFKDQVHMQEISETKTRRQVEISEIDGVLSEQYEAKLQQALQDLRNQYDMQLRMNREEISDLYEARLRDLEHQMNQERLRHADEKDKLMEDVERLRKEMSMQLQEYQELMDIKISLDMEIAAYDKLLSSEENRLKITPGGNISLFSQSGLSSSMSRTGMVRRTPNRAAAAKRKRTVLEESDERSVSDYSVTSSAKGDLEIVEVDPEGKFVKLRNKSGKEVQIGGWSLVRKVGTNETVFKFHRSLKVDGGAFVTVWSSDLGKDHEPPSTIVMKGQKWFAGDNMTTHLMNADGEEVAASERVKRIVSTAASRHREYLGGYGEELHHQQGEPRGDEKCRIM, from the exons ATGTCGCAGCGAACGAAGCGTTCCGGTGCATCGACGCCGGTCCCGGTGACGGCTAGCACCCCGGTACAGCAGAGTGGTAGCGCGGCGATGGGTGCGTCGCCATCGCAACATCACAGCGGCTCACGTCCGGCAAGTCCGCTCAGTCCTACACGGCACTCTCGAATGCAGGAAAAGCAATCGCTGCAATATTTGAACGACCGTCTGGCCGCCTATATGGACAGGATGCGTATGCTTGAGCAGGAAAATTCGCGCCTCACCATGGAGGTGCGTACCTCGCAGGATACCTCCACTCGCGAGGTGTCCAACATCAAATCGATGTACGAGCATGAGCTGTCCGATGCCCGCAAACTGCTCGACGAAACGTCGCGCGAAAAGGCCCGGATGGAGATCGATGGCAAGCGGATCCTCGAGGAAAACGAGGAGTTGAAAAAGCG CTTGGATCGCAAGACGAAGGAAGGCGCGGAAGCGGAACGTAACCTGCGTGCACAGGAAGCGCGTGCGAACGATTTGGCCGGCAAGTATCATACGCTCGTGGCCGACCACAAGAAAGCTAAGGAGGACCAAAAGGAGCTGGAAAAAGAGCTGGCGAAGCTTAAAAAACAGCTCGATGCGCTGCGTAAAAATCTTGAGGAAGAAACCCTCACACGTGTCGAGCTGGAGAATGCCGTCCAAACGTTGCGCGAAGAGCTGACGTTCAAAGATCAGGTGCACATGCAAGAAATATCGGAAACGAAGACCCGCCGCCAGGTGGAGATCAGCGAAATCGATGGCGTACTGTCGGAGCAGTACGAGGCGAAGCTGCAGCAGGCGCTGCAGGATCTGCGCAATCAGTACGATATGCAGCTACGCATGAACCGTGAGGAGATTTCCGATCTGTACGAG GCTCGTTTACGAGATCTGGAGCACCAGATGAACCAGGAACGGTTACGCCATGCCGACGAAAAGGACAAATTGATGGAGGATGTCGAGCGTCTGCGTAAGGAGATGTCGATGCAGCTGCAGGAATACCAGGAGCTAATGGACATCAAAATCTCGCTGGACATGGAAATTGCGGCATACGACAAGCTGCTGAGCTCGGAAGAGAATCGGCTAAAAATTACCCCGGGCGGTAATATTTCGCTATTCTCGCAATCCGGTCTGTCCAGCAGCATGTCCCGCACCGGTATGGTTCGCCGCACACCGAACCGTGCTGCCGCTGCTAAGCGTAAGCGTACGGTGTTGGAGGAATCGGACGAGCGCAGCGTGTCGGATTATTCCGTCACTTCGTCCGCCAAAGGTGATCTGGAGATTGTGGAGGTTGATCCGGAGGGTAAATTCGTGAAGCTGAGGAATAAATCGGGCAAG GAAGTTCAAATCGGCGGATGGTCCCTTGTGCGTAAAGTCGGCACCAATGAAACCGTGTTCAAATTCCATCGATCGCTAAAGGTTGACGGTGGCGCATTTGTAACCGTTTGGTCGTCCGATTTGGGCAAGGATCACGAACCACCATCTACAATCGTCATGAAGGGCCAGAAGTGGTTCGCCGGAGACAACATGACTACCCATCTGATGAACGCCGACGGAGAG GAAGTTGCTGCCTCTGAACGTGTGAAGCGAATCGTATCGACTGCTGCCTCCCGTCACCGTGAATACCTTGGAGGGTATGGCGAGGAACTTCATCACCAGCAG GGCGAACCACGAGGCGATGAAAAATGCCGCATCATGTAA